A section of the Larus michahellis chromosome 1, bLarMic1.1, whole genome shotgun sequence genome encodes:
- the CCT8 gene encoding T-complex protein 1 subunit theta isoform X1, whose protein sequence is MALHVPKAPGFAQMLKEGAKHYSGLEEAVYRNIQACKELAQTTRTAYGPNGMNKMVINHLEKLFVTNDAATILRELEVQHPAAKMLVMASHMQEQEVGDGTNFVLVFAGVLLELAEDLLRMGLSVSEVIEGYEKACKKALEILPDLVCCSAKNLRDVEEVASLLHTSVMSKQYGNEQFLAKLIAQACVSILPDSGHFNVDNIRVCKIVGAGISASSVLHGMVFKKETEGDVTSVKDAKIAVYSCPFDGMITETKGTVLIKNAEELMNFSKGEENLMDLQVKAIADSGANVVVTGGKVADMALHYANKYNLMLVRLNSKWDLRRLCKTVGATALPRLTPPTLEEMGHCDSVYLSEVGDTQVVVFKHEKEDGAISTILIRGSTDNLMDDIERAVDDGVNTFKVLTRDKRLVPGGGATEIELAKQITSYGETCPGLDQYAIKKFAEAFEAIPRALAENSGVKANEVISKLYAVHQEGNKNVGFDIEAEAAAVKDMLEAGVLDTYLGKSWGIKLATNAAVTVLRVDQIIMAKPAGGPKPPSGKKDWDEDQND, encoded by the exons ATGGCGCTGCACGTTCCCAAGGCCCCGGGCTTCGCCCAGATGCTCAAGGAAGGGGCGAAG cattattCAGGACTAGAAGAAGCTGTCTATAGGAACATCCAGGCATGCAAAGAACTTGCTCAAACCACCCGTACAGCTTACGGACCAAATG gAATGAACAAAATGGTTATCAATCATCTGGAGAAACTTTTTGTTACAAATGATGCTGCTACTATCTTGAGAGAGCTGGAA GTCCAGCATCCTGCAGCAAAAATGCTTGTGATGGCTTCCCACATGCAAGAGCAAGAAGTCGGAGATGGAACAAACTTTGTCCTTGTTTTTGCTGGAGTTCTTCTGGAGTTAGCAGAAGACCTTTTGAGGATGGGGTTATCAGTCTCAGAG GTGATTGAAGGATATGAAAAGGCTTGCAAGAAAGCCCTAGAAATTCTTCCAGACTTGGTGTGCTGTTCTGCAAAGAATCTTCGAGATGTTGAAGAAGTGGCATCTTTGTTGCACACTTCAGTGATGAGCAAACAATATGGCAATGAACAGTTTTTGGCAAAGCTTATCGCTCAGGCCTGTG TTTCTATTCTTCCCGATTCTGGTCATTTCAACGTTGATAATATCAGAGTGTGCAAAATTGTG ggTGCTGGTATCTCTGCTTCCTCAGTACTGCATGGcatggtttttaaaaaagaaactgaaggagATGTTACTTCTGTCAAAGATGCAAAAATAGCTGTGTATTCCTGCCCTTTTGATGGTATGATAACTGAAACGAAG GGCACCGTACTTATAAAGAATGCTGAAGAGCTGATGAATTTCAGTAAGGGAGAAGAAAATCTAATGGATTTGCAAGTCAAAGCTATTGCTGATAGTGGTGCAAACGTAGTAGTAACAGGTGGCAAAGTGGCAGACATGGCACTTCATTATGCCAACAAATACAATCTTATGTTAGTCAG gTTGAACTCAAAGTGGGATCTGAGAAGACTGTGCAAAACCGTTGGTGCAACAGCCCTACCCAGACTG actCCCCCTACTCTAGAAGAAATGGGTCACTGTGATAGTGTATATTTATCAGAGGTTGGGGATACGCAAGTTGTTGTGTTTAAGCATG AAAAGGAGGATGGTGCCATTTCTACTATACTCATTCGTGGATCTACAGACAATCTGATGGATGACATAGAGAGAGCAGTGGATGATGGTGTAAATACTTTCAAAGTACTCACAAGG GATAAACGTCTTGTTCCTGGAGGTGGTGCAACAGAGATTGAATTAGCCAAGCAGATCACATCTTATGGAGAG ACTTGTCCTGGGCTTGACCAATATGCCATCAAGAAGTTTGCTGAGGCGTTTGAAGCCATTCCTCGGGCACTGGCAGAAAACTCTGGAGTAAAGGCTAACGAGGTCATCTCCAAACTTTATGCTGTGCATCAGGAAGGGAATAAAAATGTCGGATTTGATATTGAG gctgaagctgctgctgtgaaGGATATGTTGGAAGCTGGTGTATTAGACACATACCTTGGAAAATCCTGGGGTATCAAGCTAGCTACAAATGCAGCAGTCACCGTCCTACGGGTAGATCAG ATcattatggcaaaaccagctggTGGCCCTAAACCTCCATCAGGAAAGAAAGACTGGGATGAAGACCAAAATGATTGA
- the CCT8 gene encoding T-complex protein 1 subunit theta isoform X2 → MALHVPKAPGFAQMLKEGAKHYSGLEEAVYRNIQACKELAQTTRTAYGPNGMNKMVINHLEKLFVTNDAATILRELEVQHPAAKMLVMASHMQEQEVGDGTNFVLVFAGVLLELAEDLLRMGLSVSEVIEGYEKACKKALEILPDLVCCSAKNLRDVEEVASLLHTSVMSKQYGNEQFLAKLIAQACVSILPDSGHFNVDNIRVCKIVGAGISASSVLHGMVFKKETEGDVTSVKDAKIAVYSCPFDGMITETKGTVLIKNAEELMNFSKGEENLMDLQVKAIADSGANVVVTGGKVADMALHYANKYNLMLVRLNSKWDLRRLCKTVGATALPRLTPPTLEEMGHCDSVYLSEVGDTQVVVFKHEKEDGAISTILIRGSTDNLMDDIERAVDDGVNTFKVLTRDKRLVPGGGATEIELAKQITSYGETCPGLDQYAIKKFAEAFEAIPRALAENSGVKANEVISKLYAVHQEGNKNVGFDIEAEAAAVKDMLEAGVLDTYLGKSWGIKLATNAAVTVLRVDQIIMAKTAGGPKVPKQQGHWDKDDWKDEPEK, encoded by the exons ATGGCGCTGCACGTTCCCAAGGCCCCGGGCTTCGCCCAGATGCTCAAGGAAGGGGCGAAG cattattCAGGACTAGAAGAAGCTGTCTATAGGAACATCCAGGCATGCAAAGAACTTGCTCAAACCACCCGTACAGCTTACGGACCAAATG gAATGAACAAAATGGTTATCAATCATCTGGAGAAACTTTTTGTTACAAATGATGCTGCTACTATCTTGAGAGAGCTGGAA GTCCAGCATCCTGCAGCAAAAATGCTTGTGATGGCTTCCCACATGCAAGAGCAAGAAGTCGGAGATGGAACAAACTTTGTCCTTGTTTTTGCTGGAGTTCTTCTGGAGTTAGCAGAAGACCTTTTGAGGATGGGGTTATCAGTCTCAGAG GTGATTGAAGGATATGAAAAGGCTTGCAAGAAAGCCCTAGAAATTCTTCCAGACTTGGTGTGCTGTTCTGCAAAGAATCTTCGAGATGTTGAAGAAGTGGCATCTTTGTTGCACACTTCAGTGATGAGCAAACAATATGGCAATGAACAGTTTTTGGCAAAGCTTATCGCTCAGGCCTGTG TTTCTATTCTTCCCGATTCTGGTCATTTCAACGTTGATAATATCAGAGTGTGCAAAATTGTG ggTGCTGGTATCTCTGCTTCCTCAGTACTGCATGGcatggtttttaaaaaagaaactgaaggagATGTTACTTCTGTCAAAGATGCAAAAATAGCTGTGTATTCCTGCCCTTTTGATGGTATGATAACTGAAACGAAG GGCACCGTACTTATAAAGAATGCTGAAGAGCTGATGAATTTCAGTAAGGGAGAAGAAAATCTAATGGATTTGCAAGTCAAAGCTATTGCTGATAGTGGTGCAAACGTAGTAGTAACAGGTGGCAAAGTGGCAGACATGGCACTTCATTATGCCAACAAATACAATCTTATGTTAGTCAG gTTGAACTCAAAGTGGGATCTGAGAAGACTGTGCAAAACCGTTGGTGCAACAGCCCTACCCAGACTG actCCCCCTACTCTAGAAGAAATGGGTCACTGTGATAGTGTATATTTATCAGAGGTTGGGGATACGCAAGTTGTTGTGTTTAAGCATG AAAAGGAGGATGGTGCCATTTCTACTATACTCATTCGTGGATCTACAGACAATCTGATGGATGACATAGAGAGAGCAGTGGATGATGGTGTAAATACTTTCAAAGTACTCACAAGG GATAAACGTCTTGTTCCTGGAGGTGGTGCAACAGAGATTGAATTAGCCAAGCAGATCACATCTTATGGAGAG ACTTGTCCTGGGCTTGACCAATATGCCATCAAGAAGTTTGCTGAGGCGTTTGAAGCCATTCCTCGGGCACTGGCAGAAAACTCTGGAGTAAAGGCTAACGAGGTCATCTCCAAACTTTATGCTGTGCATCAGGAAGGGAATAAAAATGTCGGATTTGATATTGAG gctgaagctgctgctgtgaaGGATATGTTGGAAGCTGGTGTATTAGACACATACCTTGGAAAATCCTGGGGTATCAAGCTAGCTACAAATGCAGCAGTCACCGTCCTACGGGTAGATCAG ATTATTATGGCAAAAACAGCAGGCGGTCCAAAAGTCCCTAAACAACAAGGACATTGGGATAAGGATGACTGGAAAGATGAGCCTGAAAAATAG